One window of the Lactobacillus sp. PV034 genome contains the following:
- the yycF gene encoding response regulator YycF, with the protein MPKKVLVVDDEKPISDIIKFNLTKEGFDVDTAYDGEEAVKKVEEYNPDLMILDLMLPKKDGLEVAREVRQTHDMPIIMVTAKDSEIDKVLGLEMGADDYVTKPFSNRELVARVKANLRRRDLTQKASEDEENKNITIGNLVIMPDAYMVEKNGEKIELTHREFELLHYLAQHMGQVMTREHLLQTVWGYDYFGDVRTVDVTVRRLREKIEDTPSSPNILVTRRGVGYYVKDPSDE; encoded by the coding sequence ATGCCAAAGAAAGTTTTAGTAGTTGATGATGAAAAACCAATTTCTGACATTATCAAATTTAATTTGACCAAAGAAGGCTTTGATGTCGATACTGCTTATGATGGTGAAGAAGCTGTTAAAAAAGTTGAGGAATATAATCCTGACTTAATGATTTTAGACTTAATGCTTCCCAAAAAAGATGGCCTAGAAGTAGCACGTGAGGTACGTCAAACTCATGATATGCCTATTATTATGGTGACGGCTAAAGATAGTGAGATTGATAAAGTTTTAGGTCTGGAAATGGGTGCAGATGACTATGTAACTAAACCCTTTTCTAATCGTGAACTTGTAGCTCGAGTTAAGGCCAATTTAAGAAGAAGAGATTTAACTCAAAAAGCTAGTGAGGATGAAGAAAATAAAAATATTACGATTGGTAATTTGGTAATTATGCCTGATGCATATATGGTCGAAAAAAATGGCGAAAAAATAGAATTAACTCATCGTGAATTTGAATTACTTCATTATTTAGCTCAACACATGGGACAAGTGATGACGCGTGAGCACTTATTACAAACTGTTTGGGGCTATGATTATTTCGGTGATGTAAGAACTGTAGATGTGACAGTCCGACGTCTAAGAGAAAAAATAGAAGATACGCCATCTTCACCAAATATTTTAGTTACACGTCGTGGCGTAGGTTATTATGTCAAAGATCCAAGCGATGAATAG
- a CDS encoding S1C family serine protease → MNEDTQNRSNKPNNSNKNTFLKTGVIGVVAGLLGGGVAYAGLSQANSNNSNSSQTAVVQPAKTTKSSKNTSQATVAFDNVKNAVVSVENLQKKGSSNSSDVFGLFDRGNSSSSSKSSSLETYSEGSGVIYMKSDGKGYIVTNNHVVEGSDALQVILSDGKKVTAKKVGSDAATDLAVLTIDSKYVTQTAQFGSSKNLQPGEEVIAVGSPLGSEYATSVTQGIISANNRTVDMTDSDGNATSQATVIQTDAAINPGNSGGPLVNMAGQVIGINSMKLAQSTDGTAVEGMGFAIPSDEVVSIINEIVKNGKVERPTLGIKVAAVSELTDYGRRQLKLPDSIKSGIYVDSVTKNSNAARAGLKAKDIITKVDGKSVSDVAELHTILYSHKVGDTVNLEVVRNGGTKEISVKLS, encoded by the coding sequence ATGAACGAAGACACCCAAAATAGATCAAATAAACCAAATAATTCAAATAAAAATACCTTTCTTAAAACGGGAGTCATTGGTGTTGTTGCCGGCTTACTTGGTGGTGGAGTAGCCTATGCCGGCTTGTCTCAAGCTAATTCCAATAATTCAAATAGTTCTCAAACTGCAGTAGTTCAACCCGCAAAAACTACCAAAAGTAGTAAGAATACTAGTCAAGCTACTGTAGCTTTTGATAATGTAAAAAATGCAGTTGTTTCAGTTGAAAATTTGCAAAAAAAAGGCTCCTCAAACAGTAGTGATGTTTTCGGACTCTTTGATCGAGGAAATAGCTCTAGTTCTTCAAAATCTTCTAGTTTAGAAACTTATAGTGAAGGTTCTGGAGTAATTTATATGAAGTCTGACGGGAAAGGCTATATCGTAACTAATAATCATGTAGTTGAGGGTAGTGATGCCTTACAAGTAATTTTGAGTGATGGTAAAAAGGTTACTGCTAAGAAAGTTGGTTCGGATGCAGCAACTGATTTGGCAGTGCTAACAATCGATAGCAAATATGTTACTCAAACAGCTCAATTTGGCTCTTCTAAGAATTTACAACCAGGTGAAGAAGTAATTGCGGTCGGTTCACCATTAGGCAGTGAATATGCGACAAGTGTAACTCAAGGTATTATTTCAGCTAATAATCGAACAGTTGATATGACTGATTCTGATGGTAATGCTACCAGTCAAGCAACGGTCATTCAGACTGATGCAGCTATTAACCCGGGTAACTCAGGTGGTCCTTTAGTAAATATGGCGGGACAAGTAATTGGAATAAATTCGATGAAGTTAGCACAATCAACTGATGGAACAGCAGTTGAAGGAATGGGTTTTGCGATTCCAAGTGATGAAGTTGTTTCAATTATTAATGAGATAGTAAAGAACGGAAAAGTAGAACGTCCTACTTTGGGCATTAAGGTGGCAGCTGTTAGTGAACTGACTGATTATGGTCGGCGCCAATTAAAATTACCAGATAGTATAAAATCTGGTATCTATGTAGATTCTGTAACCAAGAATAGTAACGCTGCAAGAGCAGGTCTCAAAGCCAAAGATATTATTACCAAAGTTGATGGGAAGAGTGTCAGTGATGTTGCCGAATTACATACTATTTTATACAGTCATAAGGTTGGCGATACGGTTAATTTAGAAGTTGTTCGCAATGGTGGCACTAAAGAAATAAGTGTAAAACTTAGCTAA
- the walK gene encoding cell wall metabolism sensor histidine kinase WalK: MKKIRKVITSINFKIGMIFMLLLLATLEIVGAYFTRQLEQTSISSFETSLQIPNTITNQIAVQLGRSNTQKANQQLSKIIANYNSNEAISEIMIVDSKGIIRADSGVNEQTRVGQRATNSAIKDVVTRGKQVSRVENSNSNYLQQITPITASNGTNTIIGAVLVRASMHNMYDTIRNVSLVFLTASLVAAFLGAVVALIISRAITRPIEEMRVQANRIAEGDYSGQVKVYADDELGQLARAFNTLSVRIERTQEASESERRRLDNVLTQMTDGVIATDRHGNITIINETALDFLDKTEKEVTGEPITKVLGLKDISIQDLMSTQRELVITVNENTPNEMILHANFSLIQRVTGFVSGLVCVLHDITEQQKNEREQQQFVSNVSHELRTPLTSLRAYVEALNDGAWKDENIAPQFLHVIQDETERMIRMINDLLSLSRMDRGVAKMDLEWVNFNDFVNHILNRFDMIVKTDAEKGDSRTKKYTIKREFTNQALWVEIDTDKMMQVIDNIMNNAIKYSPDGGVITVRLLQSNNHIILSISDQGLGIPRKDLNKIFDRFYRVDKARSRKQGGTGLGLAISKEIVEAHNGKIWADSAEGKGSTFYISLPYEPMSEEGDNWDEL, from the coding sequence ATGAAAAAGATAAGAAAAGTAATTACCTCAATTAATTTTAAAATCGGAATGATTTTTATGCTCCTCTTGCTAGCAACGCTAGAAATTGTTGGGGCCTATTTTACACGTCAATTAGAGCAAACATCGATTTCCTCATTTGAAACATCTTTACAGATTCCTAATACGATTACTAATCAAATAGCAGTCCAGCTTGGGCGTTCCAATACCCAAAAGGCTAATCAACAATTAAGCAAAATTATTGCTAATTACAATAGTAATGAAGCAATTAGTGAAATAATGATTGTTGACAGTAAAGGAATTATCCGGGCTGATTCAGGTGTTAATGAGCAAACTCGTGTCGGACAGCGTGCTACCAATAGTGCAATTAAAGATGTAGTAACTAGGGGAAAACAAGTTTCACGGGTAGAGAATAGTAATAGCAATTATTTACAACAAATAACTCCGATTACTGCAAGTAATGGAACTAATACGATTATTGGTGCTGTTCTGGTAAGAGCAAGCATGCATAATATGTACGATACTATCAGAAATGTGTCGCTAGTGTTTTTAACTGCTTCTCTGGTTGCTGCTTTCTTAGGAGCTGTTGTAGCTTTGATTATTTCCCGAGCAATTACGCGTCCTATTGAAGAGATGAGGGTACAAGCTAACCGAATTGCCGAAGGAGATTATTCAGGTCAAGTAAAGGTCTATGCTGATGATGAATTAGGACAACTAGCAAGGGCTTTTAATACGCTTTCGGTTCGCATTGAACGAACCCAGGAAGCGTCTGAAAGTGAACGGCGTCGTCTTGATAATGTGTTGACGCAAATGACAGATGGAGTTATTGCCACTGACCGTCATGGTAATATTACGATTATTAACGAAACCGCATTGGACTTTTTAGATAAGACTGAAAAAGAAGTTACTGGTGAACCAATTACTAAGGTTTTAGGCTTAAAAGATATTTCAATTCAAGACTTAATGAGTACTCAGCGAGAACTAGTAATTACGGTAAATGAAAATACGCCTAATGAAATGATTTTACATGCTAACTTTTCATTAATTCAAAGAGTAACTGGATTTGTTTCAGGGCTTGTCTGTGTGCTTCATGATATTACCGAACAACAAAAAAATGAGCGTGAGCAGCAACAGTTTGTTTCAAATGTGTCTCATGAATTGCGCACACCGCTTACGTCTTTGCGTGCTTATGTCGAAGCTTTGAATGATGGTGCTTGGAAAGACGAAAATATTGCTCCCCAATTTTTACATGTTATTCAAGATGAAACTGAGCGAATGATCAGAATGATTAATGATTTGCTTAGTTTATCACGAATGGACCGTGGGGTAGCCAAAATGGATTTAGAATGGGTTAATTTCAATGACTTTGTTAACCATATTCTGAATCGTTTTGACATGATTGTTAAAACTGATGCTGAAAAAGGCGATAGTAGAACCAAGAAATATACCATAAAACGTGAGTTTACTAACCAAGCTCTTTGGGTAGAAATTGATACGGATAAAATGATGCAAGTGATTGATAATATTATGAATAATGCAATCAAGTATTCACCCGATGGTGGTGTAATTACAGTGCGTTTGTTACAATCCAATAACCACATTATTTTAAGTATTTCTGATCAAGGATTAGGTATCCCACGCAAAGACCTAAATAAGATTTTTGATCGCTTCTACCGCGTAGACAAGGCTCGTTCACGTAAACAAGGTGGTACGGGATTAGGTTTAGCAATTTCGAAAGAAATTGTTGAAGCACATAATGGTAAGATCTGGGCAGATAGTGCTGAAGGCAAAGGTTCAACATTCTATATCTCTTTGCCATATGAACCAATGAGTGAGGAAGGAGATAACTGGGATGAACTTTAA
- a CDS encoding lysophospholipid acyltransferase family protein: MTMKNPPKKTIYYQDFTDDIVKNKNQDYKLPDNYQILNNKWTNKPVRYLGWGMAKLLTTFLPIKYIGREKLKPFKDKGYFVFANHTQPVFDPILPITLLGKNQYYAIASQANWGVPVIGQLALPAAGLPVGEDLSQTAKLIRVIKKLIKQKKHILIFPEAHLWPYYTKIRPFPTTSMNFPIITHTPSFVMTTTYQKRKHGRHPKITIYLDGPFYPDPSLTKKEQRQKLHDQIIQTMKNRAKKSTYNFYDYERKQ; this comes from the coding sequence ATGACTATGAAAAATCCCCCTAAAAAGACGATTTATTATCAAGACTTTACTGATGATATCGTTAAAAATAAAAATCAAGATTACAAGCTTCCCGATAACTATCAAATTTTAAATAATAAGTGGACCAATAAGCCTGTGCGTTACTTAGGTTGGGGAATGGCAAAATTACTGACTACCTTTTTACCTATTAAATATATTGGTCGTGAAAAATTAAAACCATTCAAAGACAAGGGGTATTTTGTCTTTGCTAATCACACACAGCCGGTATTTGATCCAATCTTACCAATTACATTACTTGGTAAGAACCAATACTATGCTATTGCCAGTCAAGCCAATTGGGGTGTCCCAGTAATCGGCCAACTTGCTCTGCCGGCAGCAGGGTTACCTGTTGGGGAGGATTTAAGTCAAACAGCTAAATTAATTCGCGTAATCAAAAAATTAATTAAGCAAAAGAAGCACATTTTAATTTTTCCAGAAGCTCATCTTTGGCCTTATTACACGAAGATTCGACCATTTCCTACTACGAGCATGAACTTTCCCATTATTACACATACTCCTAGCTTTGTGATGACGACTACTTATCAAAAAAGAAAACACGGTCGCCATCCCAAAATCACAATTTATCTTGACGGACCTTTTTATCCTGATCCTTCTTTAACAAAAAAAGAACAACGCCAAAAATTACATGACCAAATAATTCAAACGATGAAAAACCGTGCCAAGAAAAGTACCTATAATTTCTATGATTACGAGAGAAAACAATAA
- a CDS encoding MBL fold metallo-hydrolase — protein sequence MRVSVLASGSTGNTTLIETKQHKILMDAGISGKKTKEALAKVGVDINEIDMVFLSHDHTDHSGGLGVLMRRYPQLNAFANSGTWQYLIDTNKIGKLPVEQINTFEPGLTKTFGDLEVTSFATSHDAAEPQYYVFKSDGKRFACLTDTGYVSSTVKGEIVAADAYLMEFNYDDMMLRNGPYSWSLKQRIMSDVGHLSNEQAADTLLDVVDRNTKKIFLAHRSQHNNTESLAHKTAQEYLEEGDANLPADVKIIDTEPDKPSEFLKI from the coding sequence ATGCGAGTTAGTGTACTTGCAAGTGGCTCAACAGGTAATACAACTTTAATCGAAACTAAGCAGCACAAGATTTTAATGGATGCAGGAATTTCTGGTAAAAAAACTAAAGAGGCACTTGCTAAGGTTGGAGTTGATATCAATGAAATTGATATGGTCTTTTTAAGCCATGATCATACAGACCACTCCGGTGGGTTAGGTGTCTTAATGCGCCGTTATCCACAGCTAAATGCTTTTGCAAATTCAGGAACTTGGCAGTACTTAATTGATACAAATAAAATTGGTAAGTTGCCAGTTGAACAAATTAATACTTTTGAACCAGGTCTAACGAAAACTTTTGGTGATTTAGAAGTAACCAGCTTTGCTACTAGCCATGATGCTGCAGAACCACAATATTATGTCTTTAAAAGTGATGGCAAAAGATTTGCTTGCTTAACTGATACCGGCTATGTTTCTAGCACTGTTAAAGGAGAAATTGTAGCTGCTGATGCCTATTTAATGGAATTTAATTATGATGATATGATGCTACGCAATGGTCCGTACTCTTGGTCTTTGAAGCAACGTATTATGTCTGATGTGGGACACTTATCTAATGAACAAGCTGCAGATACTTTACTTGATGTAGTAGATCGAAATACTAAAAAAATTTTCTTGGCACATCGTAGTCAACACAATAATACAGAAAGTTTAGCGCATAAAACAGCACAAGAGTATTTAGAAGAGGGAGATGCAAATCTTCCTGCTGATGTAAAAATTATTGATACTGAGCCTGATAAACCTAGTGAATTTCTTAAGATTTAA
- a CDS encoding glycosyltransferase — protein MNILFCGDANAEDGVLITTLSLLQHVDELHLYILTMKTKNADKQFYPFSQHAVALIERLIKAKNPKSTVQLIDITQLYQKDAPKPNQNTRFTPYAMIRLFADEIPALPDRILYLDNDIIIRKDIDEFYNQDLHGIEFVGVLDFFGRWFFHNQWKFFDYINSGVLLLNLKYIKETGLFARVRNLMRTKKMFFPDQTALNKLAKHKKIAPQRFNEQRKLHKNTVIQHFTTSFRFIPYFHMLTVKPWDVERVHSVLHLHEYDDLLNEYLKLKPQLHAKRKD, from the coding sequence ATGAATATTTTATTTTGTGGCGATGCCAACGCCGAAGATGGCGTACTCATCACTACCCTATCGCTCTTACAACATGTAGATGAATTGCATCTCTACATTCTAACAATGAAAACTAAAAATGCCGATAAGCAATTCTATCCTTTTAGTCAGCATGCAGTTGCTTTAATTGAACGCTTAATTAAGGCAAAAAATCCTAAGAGTACTGTTCAATTAATTGATATTACTCAGCTTTATCAAAAAGACGCTCCCAAGCCAAATCAAAATACGCGTTTTACCCCATATGCGATGATTCGTCTTTTTGCGGATGAAATTCCAGCTTTACCTGATCGTATTCTTTATTTAGATAATGACATTATTATCCGCAAAGATATTGATGAATTTTATAATCAAGACCTTCATGGTATTGAATTTGTAGGCGTATTAGACTTCTTTGGTCGCTGGTTCTTTCATAATCAATGGAAATTTTTTGACTATATTAATTCTGGAGTTTTGCTCCTTAATCTTAAATACATTAAAGAAACTGGTCTTTTTGCGCGTGTCCGCAACTTAATGCGAACTAAAAAAATGTTCTTTCCTGATCAAACTGCCTTGAACAAGTTAGCAAAACATAAAAAAATTGCCCCACAGCGTTTTAATGAACAAAGAAAATTGCACAAGAATACTGTGATTCAGCACTTCACTACTAGTTTTCGCTTTATTCCTTATTTCCATATGCTTACTGTTAAGCCATGGGATGTAGAGCGAGTTCATAGTGTCCTGCATTTGCATGAATATGATGATCTTTTAAATGAATATTTGAAGTTAAAACCTCAACTTCATGCTAAGAGAAAAGATTAA
- a CDS encoding two-component system regulatory protein YycI, with protein MDFKRIEWIFLIVFIGINIFLGVEIFQTPTLLSPTTSSGATADLNTEIKADNIKLPKLSTEQKDGYYLAAKTDNTWNKEASAELDSSLASSFEDNTLSVSLTDPVKVSHNKKEKLAKIKRFVNNAKNVYQGKKYQYVAELSNGSEYTFDQESNYGLTYSEGARLRIQVKNDQIVSYTQTYIQNLSPVRERQTTLSAKGAIDALYTYSELPNNSKVLWAKFGYSKLIDVRGSIVYIPVWTVAIESNNTKVVTIKQVNAFTGKLVQDNSNETDNKDVA; from the coding sequence ATGGATTTTAAAAGAATTGAATGGATCTTCCTGATAGTTTTTATTGGTATAAATATTTTCTTAGGTGTGGAGATTTTTCAAACACCAACCTTGCTTTCTCCAACAACTTCAAGTGGAGCTACGGCTGATTTAAATACAGAAATAAAGGCAGATAATATAAAGTTACCTAAGTTAAGTACCGAACAAAAAGATGGTTATTATCTTGCCGCTAAAACAGACAATACTTGGAATAAAGAAGCTAGTGCAGAGCTTGATTCAAGTTTGGCTAGTTCGTTTGAGGATAATACCTTGAGCGTTTCATTAACTGATCCAGTAAAAGTAAGTCATAATAAGAAAGAAAAGCTAGCAAAGATCAAACGCTTTGTTAATAACGCGAAGAATGTTTATCAAGGTAAAAAATATCAATATGTAGCTGAATTAAGTAATGGATCAGAATATACCTTTGATCAAGAAAGTAATTATGGTTTAACTTATTCAGAAGGTGCTCGGCTGCGAATTCAAGTTAAGAATGACCAAATAGTTTCTTATACTCAAACTTATATTCAGAATTTGTCGCCAGTAAGAGAAAGACAAACAACCCTTAGTGCTAAGGGTGCAATTGATGCACTTTATACATACAGTGAATTACCAAATAACTCTAAAGTCTTATGGGCAAAATTTGGTTACAGTAAGTTAATTGATGTACGAGGTAGTATAGTTTATATTCCTGTGTGGACTGTAGCAATAGAAAGTAATAATACTAAGGTGGTTACTATTAAACAAGTTAATGCCTTTACTGGTAAATTAGTTCAAGATAATAGTAATGAGACTGACAATAAAGATGTAGCTTAG
- the yycH gene encoding two-component system activity regulator YycH: protein MNFNEHTKRIILRISLIFMVLLSIGLTGYIFGTDAHFSGVEQTTSKSADKELGEKSLRDIFVPTQLFYYQDDQLYQVYDGNKNLPLEFNRLTEKLDKRSIKNFRKDNDSYKKMLHNHNYLQLTYPDQITMPLFIRGINKKDGREFNRIFVSTKKRDYLYLGNDANHHLYQIKISDIAFDKFVHQVTHASSKIPVSLIHLRDGYSVVYEKATKLQVYNYLTNEESSSYYVNNLLGSGASSQKTTGDNTVYSNGAYQRLIVTNKTHHYEFVDYQENKIPKLMTTRLIDSLYYVRKTGLSEPDLRFFDADNKTFIYQNFVEEYPIFLPGNNISRAKVNFAKNGMSINFNSLDFQIPVPTDDPKVTVESTDDALDELYEAGYTKKDINRIIIGYQISQQTPQTESRELVELHPTYYVKINNKWRSLKEWTSLSTKSRKGMGLKEETNGF from the coding sequence ATGAACTTTAATGAACATACTAAAAGAATTATTTTAAGAATTAGTTTGATTTTTATGGTTTTGCTTTCCATTGGCCTCACTGGATATATTTTTGGAACTGATGCTCACTTTTCAGGCGTAGAACAAACAACGAGTAAGTCGGCCGATAAAGAATTAGGGGAAAAGTCGTTACGAGATATTTTTGTTCCTACCCAACTATTTTATTATCAGGATGATCAACTATATCAAGTTTATGATGGTAATAAAAACCTGCCTTTAGAGTTTAACCGTTTAACTGAAAAATTAGATAAACGTAGTATTAAAAACTTTCGTAAGGATAATGATAGCTATAAAAAAATGCTCCATAACCATAACTATCTACAATTAACTTATCCTGATCAGATCACGATGCCCTTATTTATCAGGGGGATAAACAAAAAAGACGGACGAGAGTTTAACCGAATTTTTGTTTCAACTAAAAAGCGTGATTACCTATATTTGGGCAATGACGCTAACCACCACCTTTATCAGATAAAAATCAGTGATATTGCTTTTGATAAGTTTGTGCATCAAGTGACTCATGCTTCGAGTAAAATTCCAGTGTCTCTGATTCATTTAAGAGATGGTTATTCAGTTGTTTATGAAAAAGCTACTAAACTACAGGTTTATAATTACTTAACCAATGAAGAATCAAGTTCATACTATGTAAATAATCTATTAGGTTCAGGGGCTTCTTCACAAAAAACAACTGGTGATAATACAGTATACTCAAATGGTGCATATCAACGCTTAATTGTAACTAATAAAACACATCATTATGAATTTGTTGATTATCAAGAAAATAAAATTCCAAAGTTAATGACGACTCGCTTAATTGATAGTTTATATTATGTAAGAAAAACTGGACTTTCTGAACCAGATCTACGGTTCTTTGATGCAGATAATAAGACTTTTATTTATCAAAACTTTGTGGAAGAGTATCCTATTTTTTTGCCAGGTAATAATATTTCCCGGGCAAAGGTTAATTTTGCTAAAAATGGAATGTCTATAAACTTCAATAGTCTCGACTTTCAAATTCCAGTCCCAACTGATGATCCAAAAGTAACGGTTGAATCTACAGATGATGCTCTCGATGAACTATATGAAGCAGGATATACCAAAAAGGATATTAATCGAATTATTATTGGCTATCAAATCTCACAGCAAACACCGCAAACTGAGTCGAGAGAATTAGTCGAATTACATCCGACCTACTATGTCAAAATTAATAATAAGTGGCGTTCTTTAAAAGAGTGGACAAGTCTTAGTACCAAGAGTAGAAAAGGAATGGGATTAAAGGAGGAGACAAATGGATTTTAA
- the rlmH gene encoding 23S rRNA (pseudouridine(1915)-N(3))-methyltransferase RlmH codes for MNIKIVCVGKLKEKYFKDGIAEYLKRMDRYAKMKIVQVSDEKAPEKLSPAEMEQVKQIEGERILSKIKDKEYVYVTAIKGKERTSEEFAKEIQDLATYGHSDITFVIGGSLGTSDAVNKRADDLISFGKFTMPHQLMRLVLSEQIYRAFMINNGSPYHK; via the coding sequence ATGAATATTAAGATTGTATGTGTTGGTAAACTAAAAGAAAAATACTTTAAGGATGGTATTGCTGAATATCTTAAACGGATGGATCGGTATGCGAAGATGAAAATCGTGCAAGTTTCTGACGAAAAAGCCCCCGAAAAGCTTAGTCCGGCTGAAATGGAACAGGTTAAACAAATCGAGGGTGAAAGGATTCTAAGTAAAATAAAAGATAAAGAATACGTCTATGTCACTGCAATTAAGGGAAAAGAACGTACAAGTGAAGAATTTGCCAAAGAAATTCAAGACTTGGCCACTTACGGTCATTCAGATATTACGTTCGTAATTGGAGGCAGTTTAGGTACGAGTGATGCAGTCAATAAGCGTGCTGATGACTTGATTAGTTTTGGTAAGTTTACAATGCCGCATCAATTAATGCGGTTAGTCTTGAGCGAACAAATTTATCGTGCTTTTATGATTAATAATGGTAGTCCCTATCATAAATAA